A segment of the Desulfurococcus mucosus DSM 2162 genome:
ACTGGAGGGGCCTCATCAACCCGGTCGAGGTTACAAGAGGGTGTCCCTACGGGTGCTCCTATTGCCAGGTTAGCTACATGCATGGCGCGTTCTACAGGCATAGAAGCATTGGGAGAATCGTCTACTATGTCAGGGAGCTGGCTAGGCTCGGTGTGAGAGACTACAGGTTCATAACACCCGACAGCCTGTCATACGGGTTGAGCACTGTGAGAAGGGAGCCTGATGTAGGGTTGATAGATGAGCTTCTCTCCTCACTGCATGAAGTGGCTAGGGATGTAGGGGGAAGGATATTCTACGGCTCATTCCCCAGCGAGGTGAGGCCCGAGCATGTTACGGGAGAGGCTGTTAGAGTGCTGAGGAGGTATGTGAGCAACCGGGAGATAATAGTGGGCGCGCAGTCAGGCAGCGACAGGGTTCTCAGCATGGTGAGAAGGGGTCACAGCGTTGACGACGTGTTGAACGCTGTAAGAGTGATCTCAGAGAACGGGTTTACACCCAGCGTCGACGTAATACTCGGGATACCTGGTGAGACAAGGGAAGACCAGGAGGAAACACTGAGGCTTATTGAAAGGATACTTGGAATGGGCGGCAGGATACACGTCCACTACTACCTACCCCTACCCGGGACACCCCTCGGGTTGAAGACCCCGGCCCCGGTTCCAGCCGATGTAGAGGCGAGGATAAGCAGGCTCATAGGCTCTGGTAAAGCATACGGCTCCTGGTTCAACCAGAAGGAGCTTTCAAGGAGGATCCTGGAGCTCCACCGGAGAGGGCTTATAGCGCCTAGTCAACGAGCCAACGCCTAGGGCTAGAACCCTATTGCAAACCCTGTTCAACTACTGCCGGCTGCAAGTGTTCTAGGTGCTGCGGCCTTTGTCTTCAGGTATTCCGTGAGCCACTGGCATGTTGCAGGGTCATAGTATCCGCCCTCATAGCACTTATATATATAGGGGCATTTAACACACGGTATGTCGGCCACAGTGTCGAAGGCTTCTCTCAGCGTATAGGGATCTATGCCGGAGTCCTCCATAGCCTTCACTAGTTTATCCCTCACCGGTTTAACGAGGAAAGTCTTCCTCCCCTCGTATGTGACAGGGGTTCTCTCAACGACCCCGGCTTTCTCAAGCTTTATCAGTATCCGTGAGACAACCTTGGGGTCCACTCCCAGCTCCTTGCTCAGCTGGCTCTGATATATCTCTTGACCCGAGTGCTTCAACAGGTATTTAAGCAACGCGGTCTCCTTCTCGGAGGCGGTCTTATCGCTCACAGGGATCACCATGCGGCTTAAGCAGTTATCGGAGCCTTACCTCAGGGTATAATGTGTCTTGGCAATCTAATATACCTGACACGCATCGTGAGCGGTGTCAGCGGTGCTCAACCCCCTCACCGGTCTCCCGGCCCGCCAGGCTGGTGCCGGCATACGCGTTCCTAGTGGCAAGGATCAATATCCTAGTGTCCTCGACTAGTCTAGAGGCAACATCCACCTTATGCCTCAACCCCGGGGTCAGTGCATCAGGGTAGTCGAGCCTCCTCAGATTGATGTACACCTCCTCCATCACATTGAAGTATTTGCGGGCCTCATCGATCAACCCTTTATCCAGTAGCTCAACCACGTATCTCCTCAGCTCCCCTACCAGGTCCCCGAGTCCCTGGAGGTATGGTACATAGGGGATCTCGAGCTCCCTCCATGAGGGTGCCCTGCCCTCCACGGTTATCCCGTAGAATAACTCGGCCTCAGCGTACTCGCTGAGCCCGTTGTAAACCATGCCAGTATAGTAGATGTCGGGGTGCTCACGCAGCAGCTCATTCAGCCTTCGCACCAGGTTCCTGGCAGCCTCCAGCCTAGACCCAGCCTCCCTCCCCATACCCCTGTGGACGAGGACGATGATGTCACCGCTACTACGCGTAAGCTCCCTCACCAGCCTATAGGCTTCCTCTCTGACGGCATCCTTCCGGCTTAGAATGGAGTCAATGGCCTCCAGGTCACCCTTGATAACCCCTACTATGCTCTCCAAGGGAGCACACCCTTAACGGATTCCTCCCGCCCTTCAGGGCGGGCCTCTAGCTGTAAAACTATATAAGACCCTGGCTAAAATAAGAGAGTAACCGGCTGGATCCCGCCGTAGCTCAGCGGCAGAGCGCCCGGCTGTAGTGAGGGGCGTAGACACCGGGTGGCCGGGGGTTCAAGTCCCCCCGGCGGGATCCTTATTCAACGCCACTGGATCCCTGCTGGCCTCCTCCCCGCCTTAAAGGGTGAGGGTTCCCGATACCACGTAAAGGAGGCCGGAGGATCACGGTAATAAGGGTGTACACCACTTAATACATAGGTAGGTTTCAAGCCATGAACCCGGGTGGAGGCAAGAGAGAGGTAAGGATACTGGTGGATGAAGAGCTCTACATGGAGCTCGAGAAGAAGGCGCTTGAACGCGGATTCCGAGACGTCTCCAGTTACATTACTGAACTGCTTTCCGAGAAAACGCTTCAGCAGCCTGGAAGGGAGGGGGATCTCGAGAAGATTAGGGCACGCTTAGAGAGGTTTGTGCAGGACGAGATCAACAAGGGGCTTGCACCGCTTGAGACGGTGAGACGCCAGGTGTCCGAGCTTGTTCAGAGGGTTGAGGAATTAGAGGAGAAGGTTAAGGCACTGGAGCAGCAGGGGGAGCGTAGGCCAGCGGAGACGTATGGGGAGGCGAGAACAGGGAAACCCTACAAGTCCGGGATAGAGAGGCTCAGGGATGACAAGGTGGTCTTCGAGAGCACGCTCCCAGCCAGGGTTCAGCGTGACAGGCTCTTCTCGTACTTTGAGAGAATGGGTGCGGTAGTACTACGCCTTGGAAGGGAAAGGGTTGCCGTCGACAGCGGGTTCTGGAGGGAGTTCAAGGAGAAGCTGTTCGGAGAAGTGAAGAGTAATAGTGAGGAGGAGTTGAAGAGAGTGCTCGGTGAGAAAGGCTACTTGCTTTGGAAAGCCCTCTACGAGGACAACATGGTGATCTACGACCCTAAGACACGTAGCTGGAAGCCTGCTTCAGATGAGCTTGCAGGCAAGTAGCATTGTGGAACCAGCGGCGTGCAACTGCAACGGCTTCAGGTTTACGAGCCCGGGGTGTTTAGAGGGCATTTTAAGTAGTGTTTAAGGAGACATTTTATTGGTGACGGGCATGGGTAAACCAAAAGATTTAATAGTTAAATGGCTGGATGAAGCGGAGGCAGAGATGAATAAAAGACCCGTTGATCTAGGAGGCGGTGAAACCGAGTATATGATACTCCTAGAGGTGGGGCGGAGGCATGGCGTTGAACCATTGGACGACGTATGTGATCTGCCGGAGGATGTGAAAGAAAAAATCGCGGACGTCTTCGATGTAGACCCCGATACGCTAAACGATGAAGAAGGATGCAGGGAATTCATGGACCTGGTAATACGGTGGGATCCCGACGCGAACCGCGGGTGGCTCGGCCTCTGGAGGCTGGGGGACACCATAGTAGTGGTGGCAGCCGAGTATAATGATGAGAAAGTAGAGCTAGAGTACGGTGTGCTTACATAAAGGTTTTAACTATAGATAGATGGGGATGGATATCCAGGATAAACGGCAGATATATGGTAACGGTGCAGTATATGGAGGCATGGTTAGAGAGTGGTGTAGTGATACATGCTTACAGCCGGTGATTACAGGAGGCTACTGGAGCTGGTGTACATCAGTGAGGGCGGTGCGGTTGTCCTCGGGAGAAATATATCGGCCGACGGCCACGCCGATAAGCCTGTACGGGTCGTCACGCATGCCCACATCGACCACCTTAAGGGCTTAGAGGAGAGCATAAGGTTCTCTAAGACCATAGTGGGCACAGCTGTAACCCTCGACCTCGTGGAGGCATTAAACTACGTGGGGCGCGACCTACTACCCTACTACAGGTTGAAGAGGAAGCCAATCGGGCTCAACGAGTGCATGAGCATCGAGGGAGATAGGATGTGTCTCCTGCCTGCATCACACATCCCGGGGTCGGCTCAGGTGTACGTGGAGCACGAGGGCTTCAAGCTAGGCTACACAGGTGACTTCAAGCTCGGCGAAGGCACTGTAGTGATGAAGGGGCTTGACGCCCTCGTCATAGAGGCAACATACGGTAACCCTAAGCATAGGAGGCCCTTCAAAGACGTTGTACCCGAGATGCTGGCCTACCTTGTTGAAGAAGGATTAGCCCGCTTCAGAAGGGTCTACATCTACGGGTATCATGGGAAGCTGCAGGAGGCGATGCTGATCCTCCGGGAGAGAGGGGTTGAAGCCCCCTTCGTGCTGCCAAGGAAGATATTTAACGCGACGAGGCTCCTGGAGAAACACGGCTTCAAGATAGGTAACTATGTGAGCGAGGAGACAGGGAGCAGCATGGGTGAAGGAGTCGTTGTCTTCAAACACATGAATACAGCCGAGTACAGGAGGCTTGACGGCGGATCCCTCCACATAGTTCTAAGCGGCTGGGAGTTCAATGAGCCCTTCAGGAGGGTGGACGACTACACGTACCTCATAGCCTTAAGCGATCACGCCGACTTCGACGACCTGGTTAAATACGTGGAGGCAGGGGACCCCGGGCTCGTCGTCGTGGATGCCTCGAGGGATGGCGATGCATGGAGCCTCAGGGACGCGCTCGTCGATAAGGGGTACTGCGCGATCGTCATGCCTAGTGGTAGAGTAGCCGAGCAACTCGGGGAATGCATGGGAGGCTTGATGAAGCCTTGAGGTACATC
Coding sequences within it:
- a CDS encoding haloacid dehalogenase; its protein translation is MESIVGVIKGDLEAIDSILSRKDAVREEAYRLVRELTRSSGDIIVLVHRGMGREAGSRLEAARNLVRRLNELLREHPDIYYTGMVYNGLSEYAEAELFYGITVEGRAPSWRELEIPYVPYLQGLGDLVGELRRYVVELLDKGLIDEARKYFNVMEEVYINLRRLDYPDALTPGLRHKVDVASRLVEDTRILILATRNAYAGTSLAGRETGEGVEHR
- a CDS encoding helix-turn-helix transcriptional regulator, giving the protein MVIPVSDKTASEKETALLKYLLKHSGQEIYQSQLSKELGVDPKVVSRILIKLEKAGVVERTPVTYEGRKTFLVKPVRDKLVKAMEDSGIDPYTLREAFDTVADIPCVKCPYIYKCYEGGYYDPATCQWLTEYLKTKAAAPRTLAAGSS
- a CDS encoding TIGR04013 family B12-binding domain/radical SAM domain-containing protein; this encodes MTATRLILYYDKKTRYSVNALIAAADRVPGVRVEVADTPGRLMEEVEEASRNREKCVVGYSLLTTMLVDESFLNTLKTILHHAESHGCLTIAGGPHASGDPVGVLRSLGFKVVFIGEAEETIREFLGELVNDGDPLRVKGLAFYEDDRLVFTGRRKPVDLDNYDPFPYWRGLINPVEVTRGCPYGCSYCQVSYMHGAFYRHRSIGRIVYYVRELARLGVRDYRFITPDSLSYGLSTVRREPDVGLIDELLSSLHEVARDVGGRIFYGSFPSEVRPEHVTGEAVRVLRRYVSNREIIVGAQSGSDRVLSMVRRGHSVDDVLNAVRVISENGFTPSVDVILGIPGETREDQEETLRLIERILGMGGRIHVHYYLPLPGTPLGLKTPAPVPADVEARISRLIGSGKAYGSWFNQKELSRRILELHRRGLIAPSQRANA
- a CDS encoding MBL fold metallo-hydrolase; this translates as MLTAGDYRRLLELVYISEGGAVVLGRNISADGHADKPVRVVTHAHIDHLKGLEESIRFSKTIVGTAVTLDLVEALNYVGRDLLPYYRLKRKPIGLNECMSIEGDRMCLLPASHIPGSAQVYVEHEGFKLGYTGDFKLGEGTVVMKGLDALVIEATYGNPKHRRPFKDVVPEMLAYLVEEGLARFRRVYIYGYHGKLQEAMLILRERGVEAPFVLPRKIFNATRLLEKHGFKIGNYVSEETGSSMGEGVVVFKHMNTAEYRRLDGGSLHIVLSGWEFNEPFRRVDDYTYLIALSDHADFDDLVKYVEAGDPGLVVVDASRDGDAWSLRDALVDKGYCAIVMPSGRVAEQLGECMGGLMKP